One Palaemon carinicauda isolate YSFRI2023 chromosome 4, ASM3689809v2, whole genome shotgun sequence DNA segment encodes these proteins:
- the LOC137639875 gene encoding UDP-glycosyltransferase UGT5-like, with protein sequence MKVLLLLATALSFSECSQVLMILPLGSASHKNIITPLADSLGRRGHQVTIASLHAGSANASHSFTDLVAADAWNSIKKVTGEFDVFKMREASGGKNVNSQVMKKVLHHLPEYCDAFLRDPGVQDAWRTKPDLILLPAFMNECGLALVHKFKVPFMYVTTSGLTPWTADLLGNPEHPAYVPNQYLPYGDHMNLWERTLNTIVRFISPYLRNRLVLSRLDGVVQRFLKDPFVSLSEVEKNVSLVLVNSHYSLSYPRPLLPNVVEVGGMHCRNPRPIQDVELKNFLDSSPVPVVFFSLGSSIRSEQLPADLRNALVSAFAHLPYRILWKWEGAPIAGLSANVLTRAWLPQQDVLGHEKVRAFLTHGGLLSMQEAIYHNVPMVGIPLMSDQHLNVRQVVNLGIGRELTLETMNSHSIMEAITAVIENQSYRDQVKIRSALLKDQETPSLDRAVYWTEHVLRHGGAQHLRSAAANMSIHQYMMIDVIAVLTLAAVVLLFCLKWLLKFMYCSLLLALKKASIKLQKSIKGHLHIE encoded by the exons ATGAAGGTCCTGCTTCTTTTAGCAACTGCTCTTTCCTTTAGCGAATGTTCGCAAGTTTTGATGATATTACCCTTAGGATCTGCTTCCCACAAGAACATCATCACGCCCTTAGCAGATTCCCTTGGGCGGCGAGGTCACCAGGTGACCATTGCCTCCCTACACGCCGGCTCTGCCAACGCCTCTCATTCCTTCACTGATCTTGTGGCCGCTGATGCCTGGAACTCTATCAAGAAAGTGACGGGCGAATTTGATGTCTTCAAGATGAGAGAAGCGAGTGGAGGAAAGAATGTCAACTCCCAAGTCATGAAAAAGGTTCTCCATCATCTACCCGAGTACTGTGACGCTTTTTTGAGAGACCCTGGCGTACAGGATGCATGGCGCACTAAGCCTGACTTGATTCTCTTGCCAGCTTTCATGAATGAGTGTGGATTAGCCCTTGTACACAAATTCAAGGTTCCCTTTATGTATGTGACCACTTCTGGGCTTACGCCTTGGACAGCTGACCTCCTCGGAAACCCTGAACATCCGGCATATGTCCCCAACCAATATCTTCCATATGGAGACCACATGAACCTCTGGGAAAGAACACTGAACACAATTGTCAG GTTCATCTCACCATACCTACGAAATCGTCTTGTGCTATCTCGGTTGGATGGTGTCGTCCAGAGGTTTCTGAAGGATCCATTTGTTTCACTTTCTGAAGTAGAGAAGAATGTTTCACTAGTTCTGGTCAATTCCCACTACTCCTTAAGCTACCCACGCCCACTGCTGCCTAATGTTGTTGAAGTGGGTGGCATGCACTGTCGCAATCCACGCCCAATACAAGATGTAGAGCTGAAAAATTTCTTGGACTCGTCTCCTGTTCCTGTAGTTTTCTTCAGTCTTGGATCATCGATACGTAGTGAGCAGTTACCTGCTGACCTGCGCAATGCTTTGGTGTCAGCCTTTGCTCACCTTCCATATCGCATCCTATGGAAATGGGAAGGAGCTCCTATTGCAGGTCTGTCGGCAAACGTCTTGACACGTGCTTGGCTTCCCCAGCAGGATGTCCTTGGACACGAGAAGGTGAGGGCCTTCTTAACTCATGGAGGACTGCTGTCTATGCAAGAGGCCATTTACCATAATGTGCCCATGGTTGGCATTCCCTTAATGAGTGACCAACACCTGAATGTACGTCAGGTCGTTAATCTGGGTATTGGCCGAGAGCTCACTCTGGAGACCATGAACTCCCATTCCATCATGGAGGCAATAACAGCAGTCATCGAAAACCAGTCCTACCGAGATCAGGTCAAGATAAGGTCAGCCTTATTAAAGGACCAAGAAACACCATCATTGGACCGAGCTGTCTACTGGACCGAACACGTCCTCCGTCACGGAGGGGCCCAACACCTCAGATCAGCTGCTGCCAACATGTCCATCCATCAGTACATGATGATCGACGTAATAGCTGTGCTTACTCTTGCAGCTGTTGTTCTACTGTTCTGTCTGAAATGGCTACTGAAATTCATGTACTGTTCACTTTTACTTGCTCTCAAGAAAGCATCTATAAAGTTGCAAAAGTCAATCAAAGGTCATCTCCATATAGAGTAA